tagttggtttttgtattatatgatttatttattacattttatgtggagtgaataaataaaagtatatttacggtggcccctacagacaaagcacataaaaactcaaaacacgtacaaaacacaacagaggtgctccaggatgctagggggcagtgttgagcttttgttacctagtggctacacaagccagcaagtaccaacgaccggatttggtgtgtggtagtaacaggtaaatgaacattttttaaattatttgaatatatatgagtgcgtgtgtataaatacacaaacacattgcgttcaattgtgtaatttaagtgatctagtagctctgttttggaagttcagttaacgctagaaatgtgttttggagtttgtacgtgctttgtctctaggggccaccgcatatgtttatatgtaaacatgtataaataaaaccactcttttttttacattagtaattccttttgtgcataatttcatattattgttaataataaattaattaaagcaacaaaacaacctgaagagccggttcagggggcgaaagagccggctctttttagtgagccgagccgaaagagccggttctctaaaaagagccggaaatcccatcactagtttcCTGACCTTTTCTGCCTTTGATATCATACAGAACAGCAACAACACTTTTAGGAAATTCAGCAGGTGCAAACTTAACAATAACCTTTAGGCTGGGTCAAAGTGTTAGCAAGCCCTTTCTGAGTCTGACCTTTTCACAATGTACTGGCACAAGGTGACATGTGCTATGCAATTCAGGAGGGCAAGTCTGACAGCAAATAAAGATGAATTTTATTCCTGTAGTTTTatgaaaaacattatttcagTCATGCAATCAGAGCTATTTCCAACTCATAATATTTGGGAAAGTGACTTCATTTTTCTGCAAACTCAAATTTAAAGAACTGCTTTATTGGAACTGATGGTTTGCTAAATAATGTAAAAACCAAAGGTACAAGGGAAAAAGTTTAAGAAACTGATAAATAGTGTATTTATCAATTCTAACAGGAGCTGATAATGTAAGCTTCTCTTCCTAGCTAGCTTCAGTCTTTAGAAATAAATATTAGCTTTATGGCCAAGAGTTACAAACAGAAACTAAAACCTCGtctctgtcctgcagatcctctgatgatgatgtttggTAGGGCTCAGCCAGTACAGGATTTGTAAGAACGGTAGCCAGAGCTATAAGACTGATATCCATTGGTGATTTATACCCTACCCTATAAATATGTTTATGAGTTGACTAAAGACACTGGGTCAGAAATGTATTCAACTGTTTCCAGGCAACCAGAAAACAGGAATAAATTGTGAAGAAAGCAACAGTTCTGAGTCAGCTGCCGGGATGCGTTTGCCCCTTAGAAAGGCCAAAAATGTTATGCAGTGTGTCTGTGGAGAGTCGCGACAGCACGTCAACAGGTTACGTTACCTGAGCTGACTAGGGCTGAACATAAAGCCTCCTCCCTTCCTGGGATGTTGGTGTGCCACTCACTAAGGACATGGATCAGCTGATGAGCATTTGGACAAGTatctgtgattttaatagtACCTTCTAAAATGATAGGCGGTTTATTCAGACCGGTGGTTCCAGGAAACTGAACTTTACTAATGATGACTGATGATTCAAGCAACTAATCAGTAGCAGTGCACAACAGCAAGCGTGGATTTGACAATGATTTCCCAATAAACAACAGATCTGCATGCTTTTTAGAATACTTTATAAAATCACATCACAATGTTCTAATTCGATGTTGAattaaatgacattaaaaaagtgaaattttaCATATCAGTTAAACTACCTGTCTTTCGTATCCCTCCGTCTGCAGGGCAGGTGTAATCACTGGCAGCAAGCAGGAAACAGGTCCCCCCACTCCGGCGGTCCTGTTCTCGGGTGCTGGACCTACGCATGGGAACCCTCTCCTCAGGAGACATGGTGAGGTCGCTGCCCCCGCTGCAGTCTACAGacagaactgagagaaaaaTCCATTTGCACATCCATatttgcttttgttcattcatgCAATTTACACCAAGCTGATGATTTTGTGGTACTTTTCCCTCATAGACATGACAACAGAAGAAGTTACCAAGCAATGAAACTACAATCCTCACGTCTGCCTTCAACAGAAAGAAACTACGATCTGAATCCATGGAATAACGACACTCTGTGGATTTCAAAGATTTCAAGAAATCTGTTTTTACTTTAACCTTGTGAAAAGATACAGGTGAGACTGATGTTTCCATTCTTACCCAAAAAGGAAAACCCTGCCAAACAGCATAATTCATAGAGCCAAAACCTGATGTCGTTTTTGCCTTGTCTATATAAAAGAGCTatgactgtgtatttgagtgacATTTTCCATCCATTATTAGGAAGGCGATCAGGCTAATACATTCTTCTTAACGTGTAACTACATGCTCTGGCAGTCATAGAGCTCCTCTTTGGGGACTAAAGACACGTACTGACAGTTTCACAATTGGCCATGTCAATTTTTATgattaaatatgtaataaaattGAAGGGCTGGTACATTTACGTGGTTCTAATAGTTTGTGGATGACAGTGGAGGTCCTTGGTATAGCAGTGTTTCCCTTTGCAGGAGAATCATATCAATTTTTGGGGGGGATGGTGAAGATGAAAAAGTATCAAGATTAAATAACACCAGTGTGGAGCATTAGCAATTACCATAGCTACACAGATTTATACATCTGTGCCCTCAAACGTattagattttaaatcaaacagtgaAGACGTGATTGGTGCAGACTTTAACTGAACGGGTGCAAAAACTGTATTATCTGTTCAGGAATTAGAGTCAATTGTTTGACATAGTCTTAATTTCAGATGCACCTTCATGGCTCCAATGAATTAACTCGCATATATGTTACCTGGACAGGTGAATTCTCTATATTTGATCCAAAGAGACATCAGTGCAAGGAGCCCCTCCCccaaaaaagcaaaaccaaaaactgaaggCACAACTTACAAACGAGTGGCAATTAAATAAAGACCTAGCAGAGCATCTCAGTGGCGGAAATATACATGTAATGAGATCCATGGGCTCCAGACTTGAAAGGACTGTTTTGAatcctttcatttaaaattatgttagtttgtccaattactttgaGCCTCTGACAATGGGAACTATGGCTGTGATTCATAAACAGTAAATGCAAACATTATTGTAAAACTCTTTGAATTAAAAGCTACAATTCTGTACTTTGATTACActgtgattgtttgatttaaaaaactgcaaaaatatgTAATTGTTCAGAACAAGTTGTATGATTTGGAAAAGAAATATGTGTGCCATTACCAACAAcagttaaaacaacaacatattcTGATGTCATAGGGTTGGGGGTTGTATGAACTATCAGACTCAGTACAAAGCTGGTATCTATATGTCCTATCTAAAGGACACATGAGAGGAAAGTATCTTTGCAGCCTTAAATTCTAAATGACCTTTGAGAAAATCCGAGAGGTGACTACGGCAGAATGATTCTGTTTGTGCATCCAGTCAATGAATCATGAAATATTCTGCGGTTATTAAATGTAAGTTTCAGGGACTTAATAAACAGATAGTAGGGAGCACCAACCCTGAGGAATGTCTGTATTAGAATTGAAAGAAAGCGAGTATACAGAGGTCAACATTAATTTCCATCAATATCAGATGTGTCAGAGTCAATTACTGATATGGTACTGGAGGGAAAAACAGCCACCTACGGTCTGAGCACCAAATGAGCAATCCTTACAGGAAGAAACACTTGGAAACAAGGAGTCTGAATGCTTATCTCCCACTCTCTGTACCTTTGGCATTGGTGCTGTAAAAACAGCTCAGTCATCTGTAGGGAAACTGCTTTGGAGCTTATGGGTCACATGGGGAAATCAGTAGAATCTGTCAGATGGCCACGGCTTTCTAACTGAAAGGAAGTCCCTCATGAATTCTCTTCATTGTCACTACATAAACAACCCCCTTCAGTGTAATCTGAATTAACTGTTAAACAAAGCGTCTTAGTTCTGTTTTCCATATGACCTTTGTCTAAACATATGGTCTTACCTGAACGGTTGCGTTCTAGTACCCTGCTCCCTTTGACGTGGCACAGGTCACCTTGAGTACTGTTGCAGGTGGTGTTGAGATCAGCTTTGCAGTAGGTGGGGGACCCTCCCTGCACTGCTTGAGGGATatgtttcttcctctttttgggTAACTTCTGCTTGGCCATAGCCAGAGAATAGTACATCCCAAAGTTATTGACGATAACGGGCACAGGCATGGCTATCGTCAGCACACCAGCTAAAGCACATAATGCGCCCACGACCATACCTGACCAGGTCTCTGGATACATATCACCATATCCCAGTGTTGTCATGGTTACCACGGCCCACCAGAAGCCGATGGGGATGTTCTTGAACTTAGTGTGGAGGGTAGCCGTGGGATCATTGGGCTTGGCGCCGATTCTTTCGGCATAGTATATCATTGTGGCAAAAATTAACACTCCCAATGCCAGGAAGATGATGAGCAGCAGGAATTCATTGGTGCTAGCCCGTAACGTGTGGCCCAGTACTCTAAGTCCCACAAAGTGTCGTGTTAACTTGAAGATACGCAGAATACGAACAAAACGAACCACCCTGAGGAAACCCAACACATCCTTGGCAGCCTTTGAAGAAAGGCCGCTCAGCCCAACCTCCAAGTAGAAAGGCAAGATAGCCACGAAGTCGATGATGTTAAGAAGACTCTTAAAAAACTCCAACTTGACTGGGCAGAAGGTCACACGCACCAGGAACTCAATGGTGAACCAGAAGACACAAACACCTTCCACATACGTAAGAGCAGGATCCGTTTCGATCTCATACTGTGGACCTGAGTCGGTCACGTTGCTGTCTCGCGCCACATCAGTCTTGTTGATGATTTTGTTGAAAGCCTCATGAGTCTCCAAACAGAAGGTGGTAATGGAAACCAGGATGAAGAACAAAGACACGAAGGCAATAAACTaagagaaagaagacaaaatagagaaaaacacattatcgccattacatttcatttcaaCCATGGCTTCCTATACTATTTAGGATAGATTTGACACCAAAATCCTTCATTAAGTGTTCTCATGAGAAAGGGACAAACTACAACAGGTTTATTACATTTGCATCATTTTGAAGAGCGGAGACTCAATCTGGGAATGCAGATCCAGTCTAGTAAAGCAAGAAAGGCCCAGTAGACTTCAAACCCAGTGGAGAAAGGTGACGGGGAATCTCTTCATTTGGTTTTGCATATTGAGTTACACACCCGCTCTCAAAAACATACTTCATTCTGACCTCATAGTTTAGCTGCTGTTACTATATTAGTCTAGAGCCAATAGCTCAAAGCTTACAGGGCAAATTAAAAAGGCTATTCTGCTGTAGGATGTTCAAACCCTGATCTCTAATACATCTGGGCATGTCTATTAGCAACACGTTATAAAAAATGATCATCTTAATTATAGATCGACTGACTTTGGCCTTATTTCTGTCACTTATGTTAGTGCTAAGCAATCGTCTTTGGAGTAAGATGTGACGTATGGCAACTGGGAAAATGCCATACCTTATCAAACCCTGTAAGATGCAGTATTATTTGAAAGGTCAATAGTAAATTGCTATGCTATAATAGGTTAACTGGCACCCAGTTGCAGACTTgttcttaactcattcactggtAGCGTACCTTACTGGACATCCTTGAGCAGATAGAAATTTGTTGCACAGTGGTAAAGTCTAAATCTATAGATCTACGATAAAAATATCATTGACATCAGTTTGGCATTAGCAATCTATTCATTTTCCCAGAGGGAGTCTGCATGTTATTAAAGTAACATCGATAATTTCCCAAGCTATTTTACTTCATGTTTTTGACATATTTTGCAAATCCTTAATGGAAACAGCTTCCTGAGCTCAAATCCAGACATTGAGCTGCTGTGGAAGAAGACATGCTCAACCCTCTCTAAGAGCTAGATGGAGCAGATTTACAGCCTGGTATGCTGCTTCTCCACCATCCTCCCACAGTCCCTCCACTGGTGTGCTCTACCTACTGTGCTCTAAAGAAGTCGTTTCACACTCTGCCTTGTTTTGGATTGCATGACTCACACGCTCTCATAAATATCATTGCCACTATTTGGGTTACTGTGAtcctgaactgtgtgtgtgcattcactCAAGTGCCTCTCTTTATGTATCTTTACTACCCTGTAAGTGTTTTTGTTCATACACTTTCAATGGCACAAAGTTAAAGCCTCAGCACAGTGTGTGGGGATAAGTCGGTATCACTAAACACCATGTACTGTGGATTACTCAGTTTATATGTATTTTGAGATTGTTGATTATATAGTATATGTAGATAGATATGCAGAAAgtgctgtaaaaagtttgacaGAGGCAATATAACAAGGCTGTTCAGTTCCCACCTCTGACATTGGGCTATGAGTTTATTTTTCCTCTACTACAGACTGATCCAAGCTGTAGGCGAAGGTAAACAAGACGCCATTGCTGCAGTGGGATGTCACTTCTGAACTAACACAATAAATCTCTGCAGTACAGTGCACTGCATGTGAAGGATTTTACTCTGATTTTGCTAAGAAATTAAGCAAATCATCGGACTCAATCTGGATGCAATCAAATTCTGATACCTgctgcaaaaataaacatcattCAGAAGAATAATGCTCCCTCTCGAGGGCCGTGGCTGGGTCTGTCCAAACTGTTTGAAGGATTCCAAAATGCAAGATCTAAACAACTGAGACGGGTTTTCACGTCATGCACGGTTTGAATACAAAATATAAGCATAGTTTTTGAGAGCTGAATGagtaaaaagtttgtttttgtggtttagagcagcggtctccaacccccGGGCTACGGACCAGTACTGGGCcgtgcgagagttgaggctcaggtgtgaaattcatgggttttaggtttttatcggtttttagcgttatttttttaatcatttttatcattaactctgtttccctgggtcttttcctgtgtgttatgaatacattttttggtaccggtactggtcttattttgttatatttatctgcgacacctgaAAGGCCGGTCTATGAAAATATTGTtagacataaaccggtctgtggcgcaaaaaaggttggggaccgctggtttacAGGGTTTACAAGTGTGCTTATCAGCCACAACCACAACAGGCAACATGACAAATACTGATCACGTTATTAGAATGCAATGTATTGCTAGAAATCTAAGACTACTGCTGTACGTGTAgatattatttttacatttaacccTACCAAAGACAGGCACCAACCCATGGTTGCAGCCTGTGCCTGCAAGACACTGCACCCCGCCAAGGTGTTGACCCAGCTTTGAAACTGCAGATTTGAATCTGATGGAGCATATGTGGCATGCACTGTAACATGCTAACCAGCAGGACCAAACAATCCTTTGCCAGCACCACAGGATGCCACCATAGCTCCAGTTTGCATGCCCCGATAGGTCAGAGCTCCTGTGGAAGCTCTTTTAAATTttcacagtgtttgtttgttttgtttgttttgtagtcGCTTCTTTGTgtacattaaacagaaaaatggaaaaattcaCTACTTCAAAATTCattcttttttcctgtgtttcttTTATGATGTCTTTATTTCACCATCTCTGTCTTATCATGACATTGGCTGAAACGAGCAGCCTGAGCTGTTTCCTGTAGCTGTGTGGATGCTGCGCCAACTAATGACTAGTTCTGTCTCATGCTGGGATGTAATTCTGATGTGTTCACGTCTGTAGAGAAAGGATGTAGCATACAGCAGCCTTTAAAAGCTGGATCACGTCAcagtacagcagctggacctgaACTCACACTCACATGCTGGTGTAGCACTGATGCCCCTGTTTACACACAGCCTCACAAGGTTATTTATGGTAGgtgttaaaaatgcaaaagtgcTAACTTATCATGTGATTGCAGCACATGCACTCTGCATGATGAAGAAGTCCTGTGCTTCTATGAGTCGCTGTTTAAAGCCAGCACAGGgagcatcacacacacacacacacacacacacacacacacgctgttcAGTCGATTTCTGAACAATGCAGATCTAATTTAGCCAGAGGACGAGCTCCCTTTGTGTGGCATGCTTCTTCAGAGAGTTTTTCAGACACAGTGATAACGGCTGCTGAGGAGCTACGACCTGTGACCTTCATGTACGGCTGCCACGTCACGTGCACATGGGGTAGAGACTGTAGATTTGACAGTAGAAAAAGTATGTCCACCAATACTGCTGACAAAAACTATTTGCTTATTTGTCACTATAACAAGGCAGCCCTTAGCAGCTGGATTTACAGTGAGAA
The Astatotilapia calliptera chromosome 17, fAstCal1.2, whole genome shotgun sequence genome window above contains:
- the kcnc2 gene encoding voltage-gated potassium channel KCNC2 isoform X3, producing MGKFDDNERIILNVGGTRHETYKTTLKTLPGTRLALLASDSDIDSVLDQLQQVPGFIEYNARTNEYFFDRHPGVFAYVLNYYRTGKLHCPADVCGPLFEEELSFWGIDETDVEPCCWMTYRQHRDAEEALDVFELNVDNGDEDDEIGKRLGIEDVAADGNISLWRKWQPVIWNLFEDPYSSRAARFIAFVSLFFILVSITTFCLETHEAFNKIINKTDVARDSNVTDSGPQYEIETDPALTYVEGVCVFWFTIEFLVRVTFCPVKLEFFKSLLNIIDFVAILPFYLEVGLSGLSSKAAKDVLGFLRVVRFVRILRIFKLTRHFVGLRVLGHTLRASTNEFLLLIIFLALGVLIFATMIYYAERIGAKPNDPTATLHTKFKNIPIGFWWAVVTMTTLGYGDMYPETWSGMVVGALCALAGVLTIAMPVPVIVNNFGMYYSLAMAKQKLPKKRKKHIPQAVQGGSPTYCKADLNTTCNSTQGDLCHVKGSRVLERNRSVLSVDCSGGSDLTMSPEERVPMRRSSTREQDRRSGGTCFLLAASDYTCPADGGIRKTVSGTPTSQEGRRLYVQP
- the kcnc2 gene encoding voltage-gated potassium channel KCNC2 isoform X1, producing MGKFDDNERIILNVGGTRHETYKTTLKTLPGTRLALLASDSDIDSVLDQLQQVPGFIEYNARTNEYFFDRHPGVFAYVLNYYRTGKLHCPADVCGPLFEEELSFWGIDETDVEPCCWMTYRQHRDAEEALDVFELNVDNGDEDDEIGKRLGIEDVAADGNISLWRKWQPVIWNLFEDPYSSRAARFIAFVSLFFILVSITTFCLETHEAFNKIINKTDVARDSNVTDSGPQYEIETDPALTYVEGVCVFWFTIEFLVRVTFCPVKLEFFKSLLNIIDFVAILPFYLEVGLSGLSSKAAKDVLGFLRVVRFVRILRIFKLTRHFVGLRVLGHTLRASTNEFLLLIIFLALGVLIFATMIYYAERIGAKPNDPTATLHTKFKNIPIGFWWAVVTMTTLGYGDMYPETWSGMVVGALCALAGVLTIAMPVPVIVNNFGMYYSLAMAKQKLPKKRKKHIPQAVQGGSPTYCKADLNTTCNSTQGDLCHVKGSRVLERNRSVLSVDCSGGSDLTMSPEERVPMRRSSTREQDRRSGGTCFLLAASDYTCPADGGIRKTGYEKSRSLNNIAGMTGMAGNTLRLSPVTSPYGSPCPLRRSRSPIPSIL
- the kcnc2 gene encoding voltage-gated potassium channel KCNC2 isoform X2 yields the protein MGKFDDNERIILNVGGTRHETYKTTLKTLPGTRLALLASDSDIDSVLDQLQQVPGFIEYNARTNEYFFDRHPGVFAYVLNYYRTGKLHCPADVCGPLFEEELSFWGIDETDVEPCCWMTYRQHRDAEEALDVFELNVDNGDEDDEIGKRLGIEDVAADGNISLWRKWQPVIWNLFEDPYSSRAARFIAFVSLFFILVSITTFCLETHEAFNKIINKTDVARDSNVTDSGPQYEIETDPALTYVEGVCVFWFTIEFLVRVTFCPVKLEFFKSLLNIIDFVAILPFYLEVGLSGLSSKAAKDVLGFLRVVRFVRILRIFKLTRHFVGLRVLGHTLRASTNEFLLLIIFLALGVLIFATMIYYAERIGAKPNDPTATLHTKFKNIPIGFWWAVVTMTTLGYGDMYPETWSGMVVGALCALAGVLTIAMPVPVIVNNFGMYYSLAMAKQKLPKKRKKHIPQAVQGGSPTYCKADLNTTCNSTQGDLCHVKGSRVLERNRSVLSVDCSGGSDLTMSPEERVPMRRSSTREQDRRSGGTCFLLAASDYTCPADGGIRKTDNCKEVVFTGFTQAESSVLS